CTGATGAATATTAAACAACATGGTGCGGGAGGCGTTGGTCACATCGCTCACATGGCACTGACCGCCACTGAGTTTCCATAAAATGTAAGTGTCCACGGTGCCAAACAGCAGCCGATTGCGGGCCAGCAAGTGCTGGGCTTGCGGTACGTTTTGCAGTAGCCAACGAATTTTAGAAGCGGAGAAATAGGCGTCGATAACCAGCCCGGTCTTTTCCTGAATCATGGGCCCATGACCCTGGCGCTTGAGTGCCTCACAAAACGGGGCGGTACGACGGCATTGCCACACAATGGCGTTGTAGACCGGCACTCCGGTTTCAGAATCCCACAAAATGACCGTTTCCCGCTGGTTGGTCAATCCGGCCACCGCCAGATTTTCCCATCCTAACCCGGCTTCCTGCAAGGCGGCCCGGGCCACTTGCAGCGTAATTTCCCACAGCTCAGCGGGGTTATGTTCCACCCAGCCCGGTTGGGGATAAATCTGCTCAAAGTTCCGCTGGTGGCGGGCAATAATGGCGCCGCTGGCATCCATGATACAAGCCCGAATGCTGGTGGTGCCGTGATCAAACACCAAAACGTGAGAGCGGTTCAACGGACTAGACCTCAAAAGGACGGGTCACGCTTTCCCCATCTTCCTGCAAGGTTTTAACCAGTTCCTCCACCTTGCCCCGGGCTTCGTTCAACTGGGTCTGGCACACTTTAATGTGGCCCACCCCCTCCTTAAACAAGGTCAGGGCCTCTTCCAGAGGCAACGATTCCGAGCGAAAGCGCTCCACGATTTCTTCCAGTGCCTGGGAGGATTCCGAGAATGTGGGAGTCTTGGCAGCCATGGGGATTTATCCTTGTGCGTTGTGATTGAAATAGACTGAAAAATTTAGGGAAGCGCCGGGGCGGTGAGCGACTCCAGGGCTTGTACCTGCTTGACCTGGGCGGAGATGTTGCCATCGGCCAACCGTAGCTCAAACGTTTCACCGGCTTTTAACTGCTGAATGGAGCGAACCACATAGCCCTGAGCGGTGCTGGCCACCCCATAGCCCCGGGCCAGCGTGGTCAGGGGATTGTAGGCATTCAGCACCGAGACCGATTCGGCCAACCCCTGTTCCTTCTTCTGGAAGAGCATATCAAAGCGGGATAACAGACGTTCTTTCTTTTGCGCCAACTGGTGGCCGCAAGTTTCCAGAAAACTCTGGTGCAATTCCACCATGCGGGTGGCGTTTAAATCCAGGGTTTGCTCGTGATACAAGATGACCTCGGCCATGGATTCCATCAGTTCACGGGCCAGGCTGGCCTGATGCTCCAGAATGGCCTGCAAGTCCGGCACGGCCCAGTCGGCAGCCGCCGTGGGGGTGGAGGCCGAATAATCCGCGGCGGCGTCGGCGAGTGAATAGTCCGGTTCGTGCCCGATGCCCGTGACCACTGGAATCTGGCTTTCAAAAATGGCCCGCACCACGGGTTCTTCACTAAAGCAGAATAAATCTTCAAACGAGCCGCCGCCCCGTCCCACAATCAGGGTATCCAGCCGGTAATGGGGATGGTTCAGTTCCCGAATGGCCGCGGCGATTTCCTGAGCAGCCCCCTCCCCCTGCACTTTGACCGGATGCAGCAAGACATCCACCATGGGGTTTTTACGCCGAATGACTCGCAGCATGTCGTGGATGACCGCCCCGGTGGCAGAAGTGACAATGCCGATGCGTTGGGGAAATTCAGGAATTTCCTGCTTGTACGCTTCCATAAAAAGCCCCTCGGCTTCCAGCCGGGCTTTAATTTGCTGGAAGGCCAGTTGCAAAGCGCCCACGCCCACCGGTTCCAGTTTGCTGCCCACAATGGAGTAGCTGCCACTGGGGCGGTAAATTTCCAGACGCCCGGTGAGGTAGACTTCCAGCCCGTCTTTAAGATCGAAAGTCAGCCGGTTGGCCGTGCTGGCCCATAAAATGCCGTTGATGGAGGCCCCTTCGTCTTTCAGTGTGTAGTAGACATGCCCCCGGGAGGAGCGCTTGACGTTGGAGATTTCCCCCTGAATGACCAGGGACTGCCCAATGACCGGGTGTTCCTCAATGGCTGCTTCCAGCAGGGCGGTAATCTCAGTGACCGTATAGCTGCTTTTTTCAGGGGCAGAAGTTTCCCGCCCGGCAGTCCCCAGCAGGTTTGAAAAATCCAGTTGCTGCTGACTGATATTGGCTGTTTTGGCCTTTCGGGGAGGCATATCAACTCTCTTAAAAAATAACTTTTCCAAAATATTTTGAGGACAATTTGAGAACATGACCCGAGGAGATGCCCCTCAGACGCACTTTCTCAGATGGAAAAGCAACGCTCGCTCATCGTGAATGACCTGGTTAGCCATCCACCATCAGCATACGATAAATGCCGGTGAAAATTAAGCGCTTACCGACAGGTTACTGATCGGACTCAATTTCCCCTTCAAACTTGAAGTCGGATGCTTTTAAATTGGATAAGAAGTTTTTAAATGCCTCCGCCTCTGCCTCATCCCGTTCCTGATCGGTGGAGATGGTGCCTTCGGCCATCACGTTGGCCGTGGCGAAAATTTGCACCTTGGCTTTCAAGGCCAGGGCGATGGCGTCCGACGGTCGGGCGTCGATGATGTGTTGTGTCCCTTCCCCGTTGCTGAGATAAACACTGGCGAAGTAAGTGTCTGAGTTGATGTCGTTGATTTCAATTTTGGTGATGCTGAAGCCCAGGGTTTCTACGATGTTTCCCAGCAAATCGTGGGTCATGGGTCGGGCAGACTTGATATCTTCCAGCTGGCGGATAATGGCGCTGGCTTCGGCAGTACCAATCCAGATGGGCAAGGCGCGACGGTTTTCCTGATCGTTTAACACCACAATCGGTGTTCCCGTTCTTGTATCCAGGGCGATGCCCATCACATACAGTTCAACTAGCGGTAAACTCTCCAAATCCTAATCCTCAACAGAAACGATAAAGCCCCTTTAGTCTATAGGCTTTATTATACTGTATATTTACTAAAATTCGGAAACATTGCGGGTGAAACTGCTATGGTTCCACCTGGTAGGGGGCAGGCGGTAAGGTTCCCACCCGATTCAGCGGCCAAATCCGGAAAACAGCCCGACCAATCACCCGTTCATCCCGGGCAAATCCCCAATAGCGACTATCCAGACTCTGATTCCGGTTGTCGCCCATCATGTAGTACTGTCCGGCGGGGATTTTAACCGGGCCGCAGTAAGGCTCCGGTTTGACCAGGGTGCAGGTGGCGGCAACCTCATTGATGTAGGGTTCGTCCAGCTTTTTACCGTTGACCCAGACCCCTTGTCCGGGAACCACTTCCACCGTATCGCCGGGCAAGCCGATCAAGCGTTTGATATAGGCCACGTCAATGTAGTCATCTTTTTTATAAAGCAGACCGGAAAACCCCGTCCAGCGCAGAAACAAACTCACCGGATCCTTTTTCAGCTGACTCATGGGCGGGTAGAACACCAGAACATCCCCCCGTTGGTAAGGCCGCTTCCATCGGGTGACCCGCTCAATCACCAGCCGATCGTTCACCTGCAGGCCCGGCAGCATCGATTCCGAGGGAATCAGTCGCAGTTCGCCGATAAAACTTTTAATCACAATCAGGAAAAACAGGACAAAGACAACCACCTCTATCAGCTCTTTGGCTAAAAAGAGGGCCGTGTTGCGTCCCTGTTTTTGCTTGACCCGGATTAAGCTGGCATCAATTTTTTCTGGGGAAATCTGAAATTGTTTAACGACCTGCATCAGGGCCGCATCGCTGGATATACAAGCCGCTTTCAGCCAATGCTCCACATCCACCAGGGCCGTTTTGGACCCAGCCGTGGGGGTGCTGGCTTTGGCCAGTGTCTCGGCGGTGGCCAGTAAACTTTCCGCGGAGGAAGGCGGGGAGGCCGATACCGGGGTTTGCTTCAGGACTTTGCCGATTGCCCGGGGGGAGGCCTGCAGTTCTTTCAGTACGCTGTCCAGCCGGTTAAACGGACGATGGGTCATCAGCAGAGCCTGAAAGTACACACGGTCGCTGGGCTTGGAGAGTCCTGCCTTTTTGGCCAGTTTGCCCGCCAGATGAATGGCGTCTTTTACATCTTCGGAATAGCGAACGGTGTCCAAGTAAAAATCCTCGTACGGCCCAAAACTAGCGACTGCTCAAGTGGATGGCAGGCACCCCATTCTAATATCAGTCGGTTGAAATCTCAATGCAATTTCCACCCCGACGACGTGCGGCACTGAGGGCATTCTCGGCGGTGCGAACCAGAGCGGAGACCGAGGTGTGTCGCTCGCTCAGGGGCACTACCCCGGCGCACACCTTCAGGGGCATGGTGTTGTCCTGCCAGATCATGGATGATTTCTCAACCCGGGCCCGAAACCGTTCCAAAGCTACATAGGCTTGCTCCCGGGCGGTTTGTGGCAGTAAAACGGCCAGACTTTTACTACTGTAGCGGGCCAGAAAATCTATGCCCCGAAAACTCTCTTCCAGAATGCGGGAAACGTGCTGCAAGGCTTGATCCCCGCACGCATGCCCCCACTCCTCGTTCATTTCCCGAAAGCCATCCAGACCAATCATGGCCAGGGCCATGCTCTGTTCATAGCGTTTGGCCGATTTGAACTCTCTTTGCAGCACGCTCATAAAGTGCTTGTGGTTGAACAGACCCGTCAGGCTGTCCGTAATCGCCCACATTTGCGCCTGTGAGTAGAGATGGCGAAGTTTCATCAGCAGCCGGATCTCGTCTTCCACCAAATGAACCGGGAAAATTTTGCTGTAATCCACCTTTTGCTTGGCATAAAAGGCCACGGCCCCAATCAGGGTGGCATCCAGGTAAAAATCTTTCACATAAACCGTTTCGTAATGGGTGGCGGCCGCTTCGTCATCCAGCTGCCCGATGACTTGCGATTCCTGAAGCTCCAGCAGGGCAGGGGACAAGCCCTGCGTCTTAAAGCGCTCAAAAAACGTTTCCATCAGCTGCTCAATCTTTTCCGTGGGCTGCTTTTCTCCTTCCGGCAAATGAAAGGTCAGAATGCGGGGCCCTTTGTCGGTGTCGTTGTAGAAAATGGCCGCCGCGTCGTATTCCAGAATGCTTTCCAGCAGGCTGAAGAACATGTAGTTCATCAAATCGGCGTCATGCACCAGATCGGACAGACTGCGAAATTCCACCATCAGCATGGACTCAACCAGCGAGGTGTCCAAAATCTGGTTCAGACGGGTACGGATATTGAACGGATGTTGGGTGTTGCTGGCCTTTAGCAGTGTTTTTTCCTGGATATTCATGCGGTCATAAATTTCCAGAACCATCTGGGTCTTTTGTAGCAACCGGGCTTCTAATTCATCTTTTCCCAAAAAGTCATCGGCCCCGGCCTTCATGCCCCAAAAGCGATCCATCTTCAGCGTTTGCTCGGCAATCAGCAGAATGGGAATCTTGCGCATGACCGGATCGTTCTTGACCAGTCGGCAAATCTGGTAGCCGTTCAGTTCCGGGGTGGTGCTACCGGCCAAAATCATATCCGGAATCAGTCGATAGACTTTCTGGATCCCCTCGGTGCCGTCCTGGGCGTAGTCAATGTCGTAACCATGCTTTTCCAGGGCCAGACGACAGGCGTTCACCACCAGTTCATCCTGATGGATAATCAGAATGAGTGGCTTGCCTTGCCGGGCGGGCTCATTGAGCTGTTCTGGATTACTATGACTCTCTGAGAACACGTTCACGTCGTTTGAAAACTCTAAATCGTATTAGTTATCGTATCCCAATATATTGTTTTTGCGGCTTTATTTGTCGAAATATCAAGCAATCGAAATATCAAGCGGTCATCGTCAATCACAATCCGGGGAAAATAATCATTGGCCGCTGTGGTTTTGATCGGCCACTGGGTCAGGGCAATCTCAAACTCCTCTGCCTGATGGACGCCCTAAAGCGCACTCATTCTTTATGATGACATCAACGATTTTTCGATGCGGGCACAAATTGCCTCAAGGCCAAAATCAGGGTTTCAAACCGATTTGGTAGCCTTTTCGGGGCACAGTGACAGGAACGGATCCCTATCTTTCATGGACAGCTTGGATACCCAGCCATTTGAAGAGTACCCGGTGTATGACTCCATACAAGGCCTGGTCTCTGTTGGAGAGCCTCAGGACGGGCTGAGTCCGTTTGCCACGCTGGGCACTCCGGGAAACGTCTCAACTTCTCCTGCCCGAAGCCTGTATGAACAGGGGGTGTTGTTCAATTTCAAAAAGGATACGGAGCAGGCCTTGTCCTGTCTGGAGAGGGCGTATGGTCTTTTCTTGCAGGAGCATCAATACCTGGGGGCCATCGAGTGTCTGGTAGAGCTGGCCTGGCTGAAGTACAACACCGATTCCCCGGATGCGGCCAACAAGTCGGCTCGCCTGTTTTCCGAGGCCCTGAAGATGATTAACGTGCATATGCACGAGGTGGGCGTGAACGAAGTGCGGGCCCGCCTCCTGCACTATCAGGGTCTGGTCAGGTATCGGGAAAAACGCTTTGGTGAGGCGGTCAAGCATTTTATGTACGCCCGCACCTTCTGCCACCCGGAGGGCATTGAGTCCGCCCG
This is a stretch of genomic DNA from Vampirovibrio chlorellavorus. It encodes these proteins:
- a CDS encoding GGDEF domain-containing response regulator, which gives rise to MNVFSESHSNPEQLNEPARQGKPLILIIHQDELVVNACRLALEKHGYDIDYAQDGTEGIQKVYRLIPDMILAGSTTPELNGYQICRLVKNDPVMRKIPILLIAEQTLKMDRFWGMKAGADDFLGKDELEARLLQKTQMVLEIYDRMNIQEKTLLKASNTQHPFNIRTRLNQILDTSLVESMLMVEFRSLSDLVHDADLMNYMFFSLLESILEYDAAAIFYNDTDKGPRILTFHLPEGEKQPTEKIEQLMETFFERFKTQGLSPALLELQESQVIGQLDDEAAATHYETVYVKDFYLDATLIGAVAFYAKQKVDYSKIFPVHLVEDEIRLLMKLRHLYSQAQMWAITDSLTGLFNHKHFMSVLQREFKSAKRYEQSMALAMIGLDGFREMNEEWGHACGDQALQHVSRILEESFRGIDFLARYSSKSLAVLLPQTAREQAYVALERFRARVEKSSMIWQDNTMPLKVCAGVVPLSERHTSVSALVRTAENALSAARRRGGNCIEISTD
- the xseB gene encoding exodeoxyribonuclease VII small subunit, giving the protein MAAKTPTFSESSQALEEIVERFRSESLPLEEALTLFKEGVGHIKVCQTQLNEARGKVEELVKTLQEDGESVTRPFEV
- the xseA gene encoding exodeoxyribonuclease VII large subunit → MPPRKAKTANISQQQLDFSNLLGTAGRETSAPEKSSYTVTEITALLEAAIEEHPVIGQSLVIQGEISNVKRSSRGHVYYTLKDEGASINGILWASTANRLTFDLKDGLEVYLTGRLEIYRPSGSYSIVGSKLEPVGVGALQLAFQQIKARLEAEGLFMEAYKQEIPEFPQRIGIVTSATGAVIHDMLRVIRRKNPMVDVLLHPVKVQGEGAAQEIAAAIRELNHPHYRLDTLIVGRGGGSFEDLFCFSEEPVVRAIFESQIPVVTGIGHEPDYSLADAAADYSASTPTAAADWAVPDLQAILEHQASLARELMESMAEVILYHEQTLDLNATRMVELHQSFLETCGHQLAQKKERLLSRFDMLFQKKEQGLAESVSVLNAYNPLTTLARGYGVASTAQGYVVRSIQQLKAGETFELRLADGNISAQVKQVQALESLTAPALP
- the lepB gene encoding signal peptidase I yields the protein MDTVRYSEDVKDAIHLAGKLAKKAGLSKPSDRVYFQALLMTHRPFNRLDSVLKELQASPRAIGKVLKQTPVSASPPSSAESLLATAETLAKASTPTAGSKTALVDVEHWLKAACISSDAALMQVVKQFQISPEKIDASLIRVKQKQGRNTALFLAKELIEVVVFVLFFLIVIKSFIGELRLIPSESMLPGLQVNDRLVIERVTRWKRPYQRGDVLVFYPPMSQLKKDPVSLFLRWTGFSGLLYKKDDYIDVAYIKRLIGLPGDTVEVVPGQGVWVNGKKLDEPYINEVAATCTLVKPEPYCGPVKIPAGQYYMMGDNRNQSLDSRYWGFARDERVIGRAVFRIWPLNRVGTLPPAPYQVEP
- a CDS encoding bifunctional nuclease family protein, which translates into the protein MESLPLVELYVMGIALDTRTGTPIVVLNDQENRRALPIWIGTAEASAIIRQLEDIKSARPMTHDLLGNIVETLGFSITKIEINDINSDTYFASVYLSNGEGTQHIIDARPSDAIALALKAKVQIFATANVMAEGTISTDQERDEAEAEAFKNFLSNLKASDFKFEGEIESDQ